From a region of the Coffea arabica cultivar ET-39 chromosome 3e, Coffea Arabica ET-39 HiFi, whole genome shotgun sequence genome:
- the LOC113736684 gene encoding uncharacterized protein, whose product MACGSTPARKVMVVADPCRESAAALQYALSHVVLENDTLILLHVENPNSAWRIPFGTIFRKAQSLPASAGAASMSSSSSSSSEGFGGGGGGGTIDFLEAMKQACGIAQPRLKVRVQRAEMDGKDKASVLLAQSKSHGVDVIVIGQRTTLSNAILGPKRSRSLRGLDTAEYLIENSKCTCVGVQRKANGGYLLNSKTHKNFWLLA is encoded by the exons ATGGCATGCGGGAGCACACCAGCACGTAAAGTGATGGTGGTCGCGGATCCCTGTCGCGAATCAGCTGCTGCACTTCAATATGCCCTCTCCCATGTAGTGCTTGAAAATGATACGTTAATTCTCCTCCATGTTGAGAATCCTAATAGTGCCTGGAGAATCCCATTTGGTACAATCTTCAGAAAAGCACAGTCGCTCCCTGCTTCTGCCGGTGCCGCCTCCATGTCCTCgtcctcatcctcatcctcaGAAGGttttggtggtggtggtggaggaggaACCATAGATTTTCTCGAAGCAATGAAGCAAGCTTGTGGTATTGCACAGCCTAGGCTAAAAGTTCGTGTACAGAGGGCGGAAATGGATGGAAAGGACAAGGCTTCTGTACTTCTTGCACAAAGCAAAAGTCATGGGGTTGATGTCATTGTTATAGGGCAAAGGACGACTCTCTCCAATGCAATATTAGG GCCTAAGCGAAGTAGATCATTAAGGGGTCTTGATACGGCGGAGTATTTGATCGAGAACAGCAAATGCACTTGCGTTGGAGTGCAGAGAAAGGCCAATGGAGGATATCTTCTCAACTCAAAAACCCACAAAAACTTCTGGCTACTGGCTTGA
- the LOC113736353 gene encoding uncharacterized membrane protein At1g75140-like isoform X2, which produces MEELVKSFTELLSRLESKLSDCSKVKYPIDRKQDTVQEYGEVDGDGSVEKILDGKLDSSVKNGDSVGVVSVTKFSPFWSEKFQFVSAVKVGSNPTCINVLPYRDFEGFSKYVLVGDDSGRVYALARNGDVLCQFDTLSRSPTTAMVSYMSVYKNESIVVTGHEDGAILMHRVWEDSTGDEWNSLRMDGIVKFDVPQAGDSVSPVTILEVHHVGRKRYILSTDLRGKIRVFRDNGTVYGLASPSSRPLAFLKQRLLFLTETGAGSLDLRTMKIRESFCEGLNVSVVRRYVFDATERSKAYGFTSEGDLIHVLLLGDIMNFKCRVRSKRKFDMGEPLTFQAIKGYLLIGDAEKIYVYNVSSQHYVRAGGPKLLFSASFDGIVASFLNQQQRKIDDKKGFVRPVVASNNERLVVLSLGSGYVAMYHSNLPVFRSEFNTMQWTSPVLFFILFLFGAWHFFAHKKESLTSWGPDDPFSSTSVTTGAPLGSGSGDRSFTDSSRNADMVDSRGNGIRDTSRRYASPSQYPGGSVNSYRRGGGTDPNSISSAVEPNFRTNQELKYRGSNPESTGFPKRRESLFVNSQAVDENN; this is translated from the coding sequence ATGGAAGAGCTAGTGAAAAGTTTCACTGAACTGTTATCTAGATTAGAATCAAAGTTATCAGATTGCTCAAAAGTTAAATATCCCATTGATAGAAAGCAAGATACTGTGCAAGAATATGGTGAGGTTGATGGAGATGGGAGTGTTGAGAAGATTCTAGATGGAAAGTTAGACAGTAGTGTTAAAAATGGAGATAGTGTAGGGGTGGTGTCGGTTACGAAGTTTAGTCCTTTTTGGTCTGAGAAATTTCAATTTGTGTCAGCTGTGAAAGTTGGATCAAATCCCACTTGTATTAATGTGTTGCCATACCGGGATTTTGAGGGGTTCAGTAAGTATGTTCTGGTTGGAGATGATTCGGGTAGAGTGTATGCTTTAGCAAGAAATGGAGATGTTTTATGTCAGTTTGACACGTTGTCCAGATCGCCTACTACTGCTATGGTATCCTACATGTCGGTTTATAAGAATGAGAGCATAGTTGTCACAGGGCACGAGGATGGTGCCATTTTGATGCATCGGGTTTGGGAAGATTCAACTGGGGATGAATGGAACTCACTTCGGATGGATGGTATTGTGAAGTTTGACGTTCCTCAAGCTGGTGATAGCGTTTCACCAGTCACTATCTTGGAAGTGCATCATGTTGGGCGGAAGAGGTATATTTTGTCTACAGATTTGAGGGGCAAGATCAGGGTGTTCAGGGATAATGGGACAGTTTATGGCTTGGCTTCACCATCAAGCAGGCCACTGGCATTCTTGAAGCAGAGACTTCTCTTTTTGACAGAAACTGGTGCTGGGTCATTAGATTTAAGGACCATGAAGATTAGAGAATCTTTCTGTGAAGGTTTGAACGTTTCTGTGGTGAGACGCTATGTTTTTGATGCCACAGAGAGGTCAAAAGCATACGGTTTTACTTCAGAAGGTGATCTGATACATGTACTGTTGCTCGGTGACATAATGAACTTCAAATGTAGGGTTAGATCCAAGAGGAAGTTTGATATGGGAGAGCCTCTAACATTTCAAGCAATCAAAGGGTACTTGCTTATTGGTGATGCGGAGAAGATCTATGTGTATAATGTGTCTTCCCAGCATTATGTTAGGGCTGGCGGACCAAAACTTCTGTTCTCTGCAAGCTTTGATGGGATTGTAGCATCATTTCTGAACCAACAGCAAAGAAAAATAGATGACAAAAAAGGGTTTGTGAGACCAGTAGTAGCAAGTAACAATGAAAGACTAGTTGTTCTCAGTCTTGGAAGCGGCTATGTGGCGATGTATCATTCCAACCTTCCAGTTTTCAGAAGCGAGTTCAATACGATGCAATGGACGAGTCCTGTTCtgttttttattcttttcctttttggagCATGGCATTTCTTTGCCCACAAGAAGGAATCTCTTACCTCTTGGGGGCCAGATGATCCTTTCAGTTCCACGTCAGTGACAACCGGAGCTCCATTGGGATCTGGCTCAGGCGATAGATCATTCACTGATTCTTCGAGGAATGCTGATATGGTTGATTCGAGGGGTAATGGTATACGAGACACATCAAGAAGATATGCCTCTCCTTCCCAATATCCTGGAGGATCAGTTAATTCTTACAGGCGTGGTGGTGGAACAGATCCGAATTCCATATCTTCTGCTGTTGAACCAAATTTTAGAACAAACCAAGAACTGAAATATAGAGGATCAAATCCAGAAAGCACAGGCTTTCCTAAAAGAAGAGAGAGCTTATTTGTAAACAGTCAAGCTGTGGATGAAAACAATTAA
- the LOC113736232 gene encoding glutamyl-tRNA(Gln) amidotransferase subunit B, chloroplastic/mitochondrial, whose product MALTFFRGIKTCPLVHYPSAYFARKNGFFYCTMGSTQTQFATQEKQQSGDSKVVPKTYRKSPDKLLKDYEAIIGIETHVQLNTSTKAFCGCPYSYGAQPNTSICPVCMGLPGALPVLNSKVVEYAVKLGLALNCKLSMDSKFDRKQYFYPDLPKGYQISQFDVPIASGGYVDVDLPVEFGGGHRKFGITRVHMEEDAGKLLHTGTGNYSQVDLNRAGVPLLEIVSEPDMRTGIEAAEYAAELQRLVRYLGVSNGNMQEGSLRCDVNISIRPIGQQEFGTKVEIKNLNSFSSVSRAIDFEISRQVQLHSQGQADQIVQETRLWEEGAQKTITMRKKEGLSDYRYFPEPDLPGVTLTEEYLDGIRSSLPELPEIKRRRYENMGLSMQDVLFLANDINVAEFFDATIASAADIKLAANWIMGDIAAYMKNEKLSISEIKLTPLELGELIASIKGGTISGKIGKEILFELMAKGGTVQGLIKEKDLVQIVDRSEIEKMVDKVLADNPEQLKQYRGGKTKLQGYFAGQVMKASKGKANPKLLNQILLEKLNTET is encoded by the exons ATGGCTTTAACATTTTTCAGAGGGATAAAAACCTGCCCCTTAGTCCACTATCCATCAGCATATTTTGCAAGGAAAAATGGGTTTTTTTACTGCACTATGGGAAGCACGCAAACCCAATTTGCTACACAAGAAAAGCAGCAATCTGGTGATTCAAAAGTTGTACCAAAAACCTACAGAAAATCACCTGATAAGTTGTTGAAAGACTATGAGGCAATCATAGGGATAGAGACTCATGTGCAGCTTAACACTTCAACTAAGGCATTTTGTGGCTGCCCTTATAGTTATGGGGCTCAACCCAATACTAGCATTTGCCCTGTTTGTATGGGGCTGCCTGGGGCATTGCCAGTTTTGAACTCCAAGGTTGTAGAATATGCAGTGAAATTAGGCCTTGCCCTTAACTGTAAACTGTCTATGGATTCGAAATTTGATAGGAAACAGTATTTTTATCCTGACCTGCCAAAAGGGTACCAGATATCTCAGTTTGATGTTCCAATTGCAAGTGGTGGTTATGTTGATGTTGATCTTCCTGTTGAGTTTGGTGGTGGGCACAGAAAGTTTGGGATTACCAGGGTTCATATGGAAGAGGATGCGGGGAAGTTGCTTCATACTGGCACTGGGAATTATTCTCAG GTGGATTTGAATAGGGCTGGGGTGCCATTGCTTGAGATTGTTTCAGAACCTGATATGAGAACTGGTATTGAAGCCGCAGAATATGCTGCAGAATTGcagaggttagttagatacttGGGAGTTAGTAATGGTAATATGCAAGAAGGATCACTGCGTTGTGACGTCAATATCTCAATCCGTCCAATTGGGCAGCAAGAATTTGGTACAAAG GTTGAGATAAAAAATCTGAACTCATTCTCATCAGTTAGTAGAGCCATCGATTTTGAGATTTCAAGACAAGTGCAACTTCACAGTCAAGGTCAGGCTGATCAAATTGTCCAGGAAACTCGTCTTTGGGAAGAAGGCGCTCAG AAAACCATTACAATGAGAAAAAAGGAAGGACTTTCCGACTATCGTTACTTTCCAGAGCCTGATCTTCCCGGAGTTACCCTTACTGAGGAATATCTTGATGGTATTCGGAGTTCTTTACCTGAGCTTCCAGAAATAAAACGTCGGAGGTATGAGAATATGGGTCTCAGCATGCAGGATGTTCTGTTCCTGGCCAATGACATTAAT GTTGCAGAATTTTTTGATGCAACAATAGCAAGTGCGGCTGATATTAAGTTGGCCGCAAATTGGATAATGGGCGACATAGCTGCAtacatgaaaaatgaaaagttgtcCATCAGTGAGATCAAACTTACTCCTCTGGAGTTGGGTGAGCTTATTGCTTCAATTAAAGGTGGAACTATCAGCGGAAAGATTGGCAAAGAG ATATTATTTGAACTAATGGCCAAGGGCGGGACAGTGCAAGGattaataaaagaaaaggatttGGTTCAG ATTGTAGACCGCAGTGAGATAGAAAAAATGGTGGATAAAGTCCTCGCTGATAATCCAGAGCAGCTGAAACAGTACCGTGGTGGCAAAACCAAGCTACAGGGCTATTTTGCGGGCCAG GTAATGAAAGCATCAAAGGGCAAGGCAAATCCAAAACTTTTGAACCAGATACTTTTAGAAAAGTTGAATACCGAAACTTGA
- the LOC113736353 gene encoding uncharacterized membrane protein At1g75140-like isoform X1 gives MATSQKGKFFTLHLLLLLYLCCIMRVLAKSNSAEIVTDTENEHVIEHKPEVSDALDVLKRQEIQLEKMEELVKSFTELLSRLESKLSDCSKVKYPIDRKQDTVQEYGEVDGDGSVEKILDGKLDSSVKNGDSVGVVSVTKFSPFWSEKFQFVSAVKVGSNPTCINVLPYRDFEGFSKYVLVGDDSGRVYALARNGDVLCQFDTLSRSPTTAMVSYMSVYKNESIVVTGHEDGAILMHRVWEDSTGDEWNSLRMDGIVKFDVPQAGDSVSPVTILEVHHVGRKRYILSTDLRGKIRVFRDNGTVYGLASPSSRPLAFLKQRLLFLTETGAGSLDLRTMKIRESFCEGLNVSVVRRYVFDATERSKAYGFTSEGDLIHVLLLGDIMNFKCRVRSKRKFDMGEPLTFQAIKGYLLIGDAEKIYVYNVSSQHYVRAGGPKLLFSASFDGIVASFLNQQQRKIDDKKGFVRPVVASNNERLVVLSLGSGYVAMYHSNLPVFRSEFNTMQWTSPVLFFILFLFGAWHFFAHKKESLTSWGPDDPFSSTSVTTGAPLGSGSGDRSFTDSSRNADMVDSRGNGIRDTSRRYASPSQYPGGSVNSYRRGGGTDPNSISSAVEPNFRTNQELKYRGSNPESTGFPKRRESLFVNSQAVDENN, from the coding sequence ATGGCAACCTCTCAAAAAGGCAAGTTTTTTACACTTCATTTGCTTTTATTACTTTACTTATGTTGTATTATGCGGGTTCTTGCGAAATCAAATTCAGCAGAAATTGTAACTGATACTGAAAATGAGCATGTTATTGAACATAAACCTGAGGTTAGTGATGCTTTAGATGTACTGAAACGGCAGGAAATTCAACTGGAAAAGATGGAAGAGCTAGTGAAAAGTTTCACTGAACTGTTATCTAGATTAGAATCAAAGTTATCAGATTGCTCAAAAGTTAAATATCCCATTGATAGAAAGCAAGATACTGTGCAAGAATATGGTGAGGTTGATGGAGATGGGAGTGTTGAGAAGATTCTAGATGGAAAGTTAGACAGTAGTGTTAAAAATGGAGATAGTGTAGGGGTGGTGTCGGTTACGAAGTTTAGTCCTTTTTGGTCTGAGAAATTTCAATTTGTGTCAGCTGTGAAAGTTGGATCAAATCCCACTTGTATTAATGTGTTGCCATACCGGGATTTTGAGGGGTTCAGTAAGTATGTTCTGGTTGGAGATGATTCGGGTAGAGTGTATGCTTTAGCAAGAAATGGAGATGTTTTATGTCAGTTTGACACGTTGTCCAGATCGCCTACTACTGCTATGGTATCCTACATGTCGGTTTATAAGAATGAGAGCATAGTTGTCACAGGGCACGAGGATGGTGCCATTTTGATGCATCGGGTTTGGGAAGATTCAACTGGGGATGAATGGAACTCACTTCGGATGGATGGTATTGTGAAGTTTGACGTTCCTCAAGCTGGTGATAGCGTTTCACCAGTCACTATCTTGGAAGTGCATCATGTTGGGCGGAAGAGGTATATTTTGTCTACAGATTTGAGGGGCAAGATCAGGGTGTTCAGGGATAATGGGACAGTTTATGGCTTGGCTTCACCATCAAGCAGGCCACTGGCATTCTTGAAGCAGAGACTTCTCTTTTTGACAGAAACTGGTGCTGGGTCATTAGATTTAAGGACCATGAAGATTAGAGAATCTTTCTGTGAAGGTTTGAACGTTTCTGTGGTGAGACGCTATGTTTTTGATGCCACAGAGAGGTCAAAAGCATACGGTTTTACTTCAGAAGGTGATCTGATACATGTACTGTTGCTCGGTGACATAATGAACTTCAAATGTAGGGTTAGATCCAAGAGGAAGTTTGATATGGGAGAGCCTCTAACATTTCAAGCAATCAAAGGGTACTTGCTTATTGGTGATGCGGAGAAGATCTATGTGTATAATGTGTCTTCCCAGCATTATGTTAGGGCTGGCGGACCAAAACTTCTGTTCTCTGCAAGCTTTGATGGGATTGTAGCATCATTTCTGAACCAACAGCAAAGAAAAATAGATGACAAAAAAGGGTTTGTGAGACCAGTAGTAGCAAGTAACAATGAAAGACTAGTTGTTCTCAGTCTTGGAAGCGGCTATGTGGCGATGTATCATTCCAACCTTCCAGTTTTCAGAAGCGAGTTCAATACGATGCAATGGACGAGTCCTGTTCtgttttttattcttttcctttttggagCATGGCATTTCTTTGCCCACAAGAAGGAATCTCTTACCTCTTGGGGGCCAGATGATCCTTTCAGTTCCACGTCAGTGACAACCGGAGCTCCATTGGGATCTGGCTCAGGCGATAGATCATTCACTGATTCTTCGAGGAATGCTGATATGGTTGATTCGAGGGGTAATGGTATACGAGACACATCAAGAAGATATGCCTCTCCTTCCCAATATCCTGGAGGATCAGTTAATTCTTACAGGCGTGGTGGTGGAACAGATCCGAATTCCATATCTTCTGCTGTTGAACCAAATTTTAGAACAAACCAAGAACTGAAATATAGAGGATCAAATCCAGAAAGCACAGGCTTTCCTAAAAGAAGAGAGAGCTTATTTGTAAACAGTCAAGCTGTGGATGAAAACAATTAA